The Clarias gariepinus isolate MV-2021 ecotype Netherlands chromosome 7, CGAR_prim_01v2, whole genome shotgun sequence genome includes a window with the following:
- the si:ch211-14c7.2 gene encoding uncharacterized protein si:ch211-14c7.2, whose protein sequence is MLQHNNNNNYPCLDVAHRELLHGCRRNGSTFSSALGFGAIPLIKGLRAWAVSGGYSRSKRKAAAASQVDDQAHESRIGTSHRKTHSFHTPGVRQGGLGALVTVATLKDADGGRQTQTRCLFLKAEGCNYLCAVETRMDGRKPGKGNQDGAGICDGKPVRKWRKSSKRPKSMENISVVENKEEVTSTKCSITQCLKAKSALTAINNDKDHLTRSEFSALHEMCEPAMCSPCTIQDSSTELNEDTALASRPKRIGCHVHVGQDTSISINDCTDKITEISHCENDLTADINLNHVLTSREIGMPNSEEHSPGSGVIMHNENGNLSINDNSNSNKKDTTETDILDEKNLNNSSQFDLEKLKQHGPKSEVFSEDTNKTNTAMLTCSHSHCEESIITPASSSLLDDTLITITQVEQGVKNELDDGYFNHDVEKIAHFGEIKNDMASNQDMDHVNEPAEEHWGSPSCSFYYKPEINLEINMTFEDGKKLNITKEDFEELANSLSQGPGSFSVANSIISLPNPAPTTYRTALRSRSRQQQEESKGRGLALKPALELLEKQERGWEVDKVADEGPEVVDEEEGDEFGVFMKAGDEQSWNEESNELEKVPCEEHAGIDLRNSVSNETTPWMSDWTRDISIKQSEDTWTAFTQEVDSRGTEKECWFSTAVENLHLTHSSLNTVPNVFLDAFPYLKSSCGDSDCIPTLTEMLQGSAGEKRPETNGRQSLLDSLQDLDRIFGVKYKVAESLSQKRLLQSLNLRTLNPERAGGRRHNMARFSPNLPTSNQQLAANAKRRLSYDINRNIMS, encoded by the exons ATGTTacagcacaacaacaacaataactacCCTTGCTTGGATGTAGCCCATAGAGAGCTGCTCCATGGTTGTAGGCGAAATGGTAGTACATTCAGCAGTGCACTTGGCTTTGGCGCAATCCCACTAATTAAAGGTCTTAGGGCTTGGGCTGTAAGTGGTGGATATTCAAGAAGTAAGAGAAAAGCTGCAGCTGCTTCTCAAGTCGATGATCAAGCTCATGAAAGTAGAATTGGGACCAGCCATAGGAAGACACATTCATTTCATACACCTGGAGTCAGGCAAGGAGGACTTGGTGCTCTAGTGACTGTAGCCACATTAAAAGACGCAGATGGAGGTAGGCAAACCCAGACTCGATGCCTCTTTCTTAAAGCCGAAGGATGTAATTACCTCTGTGCTGTGGAGACCAGAATGGATGGAAGAAAACCTGGAAAGGGGAATCAGGATGGCGCGGGAATTTGTGATGGGAAACCTGTCAGAAAGTGGAGAAAGTCTAGCAAGAGGCCTAAATCCATGGAGAACATCTCAGTAGTTGAGAATAAAGAGGAAGTCACCTCTACAAAATGTTCCATAACACAGTGCCTAAAGGCAAAAAGTGCCCTGACAGCCATTAACAATGATAAAGATCATCTAACTAGGTCAGAGTTTTCCGCTCTACATGAGATGTGTGAACCAGCCATGTGCAGCCCCTGCACCATTCAAGATTCTAGTACAGAACTAAATGAAGACACAGCACTGGCTTCTCGCCCCAAACGCATCGGTTGTCATGTTCATGTGGGACAAGACACTTCCATTTCCATCAATGACTGCACAGATAAGATCACAGAAATCAGTCATTGCGAGAATGATCTTACAGCCGACATAAATCTGAATCATGTTTTAACATCTAGGGAAATCGGTATGCCAAACTCTGAAGAGCATAGTCCAGGATCTGGGGTAATTATGCATAATGAAAATGGAAACTTATCCATTAATGACAATAGTAACAGTAACAAAAAAGACACCACTGAGACTGACATTTTAGATGAGAAAAATCTGAATAACTCTAGTCAATTTGACTTGGAGAAATTAAAACAGCATGGTCCAAAGTCTGAAGTATTTTCAGAGGACACCAATAAGACAAATACAGCTATGTTAACCTGTAGTCACAGCCACTGTGAGGAAAGTATCATCACCCCTGCATCTAGCAGTCTTTTAGATGATACATTAATAACCATTACACAAGTGGAACAGGGGGTGAAGAATGAATTAGATGATGGTTATTTTAACCATGATGTGGAGAAGATTGCCCATTTcggtgaaataaaaaatgatatggCCTCTAATCAGGACATGGACCATGTGAATGAACCAGCAGAGGAGCATTGGGGGTCACCTTCatgttctttttattataaGCCGGAAATAAACTTggaaataaatatgacatttgaggatggaaaaaaattaaacatcacAAAAGAGGATTTTGAAGAGCTTGCTAATTCCTTATCACAAGGTCCTGGCTCTTTCAGCGTTGCTAATTCTATTATATCCCTTCCTAATCCGGCCCCCACCACATACAGAACTGCCCTTAGATCCAGAAGTAGGCAGCAACAGGAGGAGTCCAAGGGTAGGGGATTAGCACTAAAGCCAGCATTGGAGCTGCTAGAAAAACAGGAAAGAGGCTGGGAAGTAGACAAAGTGGCGGACGAAGGGCCTGAAGTGGTGGATGAGGAAGAAGGGGATGAGTTTGGAGTCTTTATGAAGGCAGGAGATGAGCAGAGCTGGAATGAAGAATCCAATGAGCTCGAAAAAGTGCCTTGTGAGGAGCATGCTGGCATTG accTTAGAAACTCTGTTTCAAATGAAACCACACCGTGGATGTCTGATTGGACCAGAGACATATCAATCAAGCAATCAGAGGACACATGGACTGCCTTTACACAGGAAGTGGACAGCAGAGGAACAGAGAAGGAGTGCTGGTTTTCGACTGCTGTGGAAAACCTgcatctcacacactcatctctCAATACTGTG CCAAATGTGTTTTTAGATGCCTTTCCCTATCTAAAATCCTCCTGTGGAGATTCTGACTGCATTCCCACATTGACGGAGATGCTGCAAGGATCTGCAGGAGAAAAAAGGCCAGAAACAAATGG GAGACAGAGTCTGTTGGACAGCCTTCAGGATCTGGACCGCATTTTTGGTGTGAAATACAAAGTGGCAGAGTCTTTGTCCCAGAAACGTCTGTTGCAGTCTTTAAATTTAAGGACACTGAATCCT GAACGTGCAGGTGGCCGTAGACACAACATGGCAAGGTTTTCGCCGAACCTTCCTACATCCAACCAGCAGTTAGCAGCTAATGCTAAAAGAAGACTTTCTTATGACATAAACAGAAACATCATGTCATAA